One Solea senegalensis isolate Sse05_10M linkage group LG3, IFAPA_SoseM_1, whole genome shotgun sequence genomic window carries:
- the LOC122766453 gene encoding neuroepithelial cell-transforming gene 1 protein-like isoform X2, whose product MVAYDELGSLVPIKRTLQVIDYQNQANKESEEPSNKRVRPLGRVTSLANLISPVKNGAVRRFGQTIQASFRGDGKSPGVPQKPCSKAAAPTPPKRRNSMLWSEKVDIHQKGTLSTKEIKRQEAIFELSRGEQDLIEDLQLARKAYHDPMLKLSIMSEEELTHIFGNLDTYIPLHEDLLAQLSKATGSDGTVGQIGQIVVSWLPRLNAYKDYCSNQLAAKALLDQKKQDRRVQDFLQRCLESPFSRKLDLWSFLDIPRSRLVKYPLLLKEILKHTPPEHPDVGSLEEAITIMQGVLSDVNMKKGESECQYYIDKLEYLDDRQKDPRIEQCKSLLCHGELRNKSGTKLHVFLFTELLVLTRPVTRNERQCFQVYRQPIPVQHLVLEDLQDGDVRMGGSFRGAFSNSDKAKNIFKVRSQDPSQVQSHTLQVNDVFHKQQWLNCLRSAISVHRPLNEPTTPSPPTSAARFKRRPSSVSAIIHMEEADENSPQPTSQSAPSSPCDSATPSPTSTSPSSCSSASSTMSSSSPLCSPTTHKTKKDKKSLCSLGKRKETMV is encoded by the exons ATGGTGGCTTACGATGAACTGGGTAGCTTGGTGCCTATCAAACGGACTCTGCAGGTCATAGACTACCAGAACCAAGCTAACAAAGAGTCAGAG GAACCCAGCAACAAGCGTGTCCGTCCTCTCGGCAGGGTGACGTCGCTAGCAAACCTCATCTCTCCGGTGAAGAATGGGGCCGTCCGGCGCTTCGGCCAAACCATCCAG GCCTCATTCCGGGGCGATGGCAAGTCGCCGGGCGTGCCCCAGAAGCCTTGCAGCAAGGCGGCGGCCCCCACACCGCCTAAAAGGAGGAACAGCATGCTGTGGTCAGAGAAGGTAGACATCCACCAGAAGGGGACGTTGTCTACTAAAGAGATCAAACGGCAGGAG gccATATTTGAGTTGTCTCGTGGAGAACAGGACCTGATCGAGGACCTCCAGCTGGCACGCAAG GCGTACCATGACCCAATGCTGAAGCTCTCCATTATGTCGGAAGAGGAGCTCACTCATATCTTTGGTAACCTGGATACCTACATCCCGCTGCATGAGGACCTGTTGGCTCAGCTCTCCAAAGCAACAGGGTCAGACGGAACTGTGGGTCAGATTGGACAGATTGTTGTCAGCTGG ctgcCCAGGTTAAACGCCTACAAGGACTACTGCAGTAACCAGCTGGCAGCTAAAGCACTGCTAGACCAGAAGAAGCAGGACAGACGGGTGCAGGACTTCCTGCAGCGCTGCCTCGAATCACCCTTCAGCAGGAAGCTGGACCTGTGGAGCTTCCTGGACATTCCACGCTCCCGCCTGGTCAAGTACCCACTCCTGCTCAAAGAGATACTGAAGCACACTCCACCAGAGCACCCTGATGTCGGCAGCCTGGAGGAAGCG ATCACCATCATGCAGGGAGTTCTGTCCGACGTCAACATGAAGAAGGGAGAGTCCGAGTGCCAGTACTATATCGACAAGCTGGAGTATCTTGACGACAGGCAGAAGGACCCTCGCATCGAACAGTGCAAGAGCCTGCTGTGTCACGGCGAGCTGCGAAACAAGAGCGGCACG AAGCTGCATGTGTTCCTGTTTACTGAGCTGCTGGTTCTCACCCGCCCCGTCACCAGGAATGAGCGCCAGTGTTTCCAGGTTTACCGGCAGCCAATCCCAGTGCAGCACCTGGTGCTGGAAGACCTGCAGGACGGAGACGTCAGAATGGGCGGCTCCTTCCGAGGCGCTTTCAGCAACTCAGACAAAG ccaaaaacattttcaaagtgcGCTCTCAAGACCCGAGCCAGGTGCAGTCCCACACGCTGCAAGTCAACGATGTCTTCCACaagcagcagtggctcaactgCCTCCGGAGCGCCATTTCCGTCCACCGGCCCCTCAACGAGCCCACTACGCCGAGCCCGCCCACCAGCGCCGCCCGCTTCAAGCGCCGCCCGTCCTCTGTCTCGGCCATCATCCACATGGAGGAAGCGGACGAGAACTCACCGCAGCCGACCTCTCAGTCCGCGCCCAGCTCGCCGTGCGACAGCGCGACCCCCAGCCCCACCTCCACGTCCCCATCATCCTGCTCCTCCGCGTCATCCACGATGTCCTCGTCGTCCCCACTCTGCTCGCCGACGACGCACAAAACCAAAAAGGACAAGAAGTCTCTGTGTTCTTTAGGGAAGAGAAAAGAGACTATGGTGTGA